One Glycine max cultivar Williams 82 chromosome 6, Glycine_max_v4.0, whole genome shotgun sequence DNA segment encodes these proteins:
- the LOC100786372 gene encoding B-box zinc finger protein 20 isoform X1, protein MKIQCDVCDKVEASVFCPADEAALCHSCDRTIHRANKLATKHARFSLHYPTSKDFPLCDICQERRAYLFCQEDRALLCRECDVPIHRANEHTQKHNRFLLTGVKLSGTCLDPASSSTNYTNNNRVTGSEGRNDARSRMNRPRSSVSNEENASNSSCKVEDNVASDTGSISTSSISEYLIETIPGYCFEDLLDASFAPNGFCKKQNFDHPWAFQDQKRTSGDTMAVPFLKLVIH, encoded by the exons ATGAAGATCCAGTGTGATGTGTGTGACAAAGTGGAAGCCTCCGTCTTCTGTCCTGCAGATGAAGCTGCTCTTTGCCATAGCTGTGATCGCACCATTCACCGCGCCAACAAGCTTGCAACCAAACACGCCCGTTTCTCTCTCCACTACCCCACCTCCAAAGACTTCCCTCTTTGTGATATATGCCAA gAGAGGCGTGCATATCTATTTTGCCAAGAAGACAGGGCGTTGTTATGCAGGGAATGCGACGTTCCTATCCACAGAGCCAATGAGCATACCCAAAAGCATAACAGGTTTCTTCTCACGGGTGTGAAGCTCTCTGGTACTTGTTTAGATCCTGCTTCGTCCTCCACCAATTACACCAATAATAATAGAGTCACTGGCTCTGAAGGAAGAAACGACGCTCGATCTAGAATGAACAGACCCAGATCATCAGTTTCCAATGAAGAAAATGCAAGTAATTCTTCTTGCAAGGTTGAAGACAACGTGGCTAGTGACACTGGTTCGATTTCAACTAGCAGCATTTCTGAGTACTTGATTGAAACAATACCCGGTTACTGTTTTGAAGACCTCCTTGATGCTTCGTTTGCACCTAATGGTTTCTGTAAG AAGCAGAACTTTGATCATCCCTGGGCGTTTCAGGACCAAAAGCGAACAAGTGGAGACACTATGGCCGTGCCGTTCCTGAAACTAGTCATCCATTGA
- the LOC100786372 gene encoding B-box zinc finger protein 20 isoform X2 yields MKIQCDVCDKVEASVFCPADEAALCHSCDRTIHRANKLATKHARFSLHYPTSKDFPLCDICQERRAYLFCQEDRALLCRECDVPIHRANEHTQKHNRFLLTGVKLSGTCLDPASSSTNYTNNNRVTGSEGRNDARSRMNRPRSSVSNEENASNSSCKVEDNVASDTGSISTSSISEYLIETIPGYCFEDLLDASFAPNGF; encoded by the exons ATGAAGATCCAGTGTGATGTGTGTGACAAAGTGGAAGCCTCCGTCTTCTGTCCTGCAGATGAAGCTGCTCTTTGCCATAGCTGTGATCGCACCATTCACCGCGCCAACAAGCTTGCAACCAAACACGCCCGTTTCTCTCTCCACTACCCCACCTCCAAAGACTTCCCTCTTTGTGATATATGCCAA gAGAGGCGTGCATATCTATTTTGCCAAGAAGACAGGGCGTTGTTATGCAGGGAATGCGACGTTCCTATCCACAGAGCCAATGAGCATACCCAAAAGCATAACAGGTTTCTTCTCACGGGTGTGAAGCTCTCTGGTACTTGTTTAGATCCTGCTTCGTCCTCCACCAATTACACCAATAATAATAGAGTCACTGGCTCTGAAGGAAGAAACGACGCTCGATCTAGAATGAACAGACCCAGATCATCAGTTTCCAATGAAGAAAATGCAAGTAATTCTTCTTGCAAGGTTGAAGACAACGTGGCTAGTGACACTGGTTCGATTTCAACTAGCAGCATTTCTGAGTACTTGATTGAAACAATACCCGGTTACTGTTTTGAAGACCTCCTTGATGCTTCGTTTGCACCTAATGGTTTCT AA